A window of the Trichoplusia ni isolate ovarian cell line Hi5 chromosome 4, tn1, whole genome shotgun sequence genome harbors these coding sequences:
- the LOC113493049 gene encoding neural Wiskott-Aldrich syndrome protein-like: MPRGENRPSILLSREENDQVFSLIGPKCQSLATAVVQLFTTEDPTHSKWKKKDTGVLCLIKDNGKRSYFFRIYCLYRKAMIWEQEVYLQIDYKNPRPFLHTFEAEEYMAAFNFANENEANILKNILLEKIELRKTKREERRQRSMLSGRSSGAGVAPSRQNGALPPPPEPEPAAPAPPPAPAPVPLPPKANNSLGSYTLTSNKKSKPRRLTKADIGSPQNFKHVSHVGWDANKGFDRDNAPNADELRSFFTKAGVSDTQLQDQDTREFIYDFIEMHGGLPAVKQDLDNVKSPRAGAAAAPQVPSRAAAPPHPPAPRQYSHHYILTYYIPMWLAILHVIYYKCFEVFIFVCWPLNSIKVTTFHPAPRRRRPLAQFRRRPRTAWPRPAPPTVTVSSGPPSVPPPPPPGAAPPPPAPPPAPMAPPPPPPPPAPPAPPPAPESPPPSSVEQMDAPPDPRAALMESIRSGSKTLRRVEPAAKPPVVEDSRSNLLSEIRQGIELRSVSRSDSAGAAGAAAGAARRGAACGLAEALQRALEERSRAIHSSDSELSDATTSDGEWDD, translated from the exons AGTCTAGCAACGGCAGTGGTCCAGCTATTCACAACGGAAGATCCAACTCATTCAAAATGGAAGAAGAAGGACACAGGCGTACTGTGCCTTATAAAGGACAACGGGAAGAGGTCGTACTTCTTCAGGATATACTGTCTCTACCGCAAGGCCATGATATGGGAGCAAGAGGTCTACCTCCAGATCGATTACAAGAACCCCAGGCCGTTCTTACATACCTTCGAAGCTGAG GAATATATGGCGGCATTCAATTTCGCTAACGAAAATGAAGCGAACATCCTCAAAAACATACTCCTTGAGAAGATCGAGCTCAGGAAAACGAAACGAGAAG AGCGTCGTCAGCGCTCGATGCTGTCGGGTCgcagcagcggcgcgggcgTGGCCCCGTCGCGTCAGAACggcgcgctgccgccgccgcccgagcccgagcccgccgcgcccgcgccgccgcccgcgcccgcgcccgttCCACTGCCGCCCAAAGCCAACAACAGCTTAGGAA GTTACACTCTAACTAGTAACAAGAAATCAAAACCGCGAAGACTGACCAAAGCTGACATCGGAAGCCCGCAGAACTTCAAGCATGTGTCGCACGTCGGTTGGGACGCGAACAAAG GTTTCGACCGCGACAACGCGCCAAACGCGGACGAGTTACGTTCGTTCTTCACGAAGGCGGGCGTGTCGGACACGCAGCTGCAGGACCAGGACACGCGCGAGTTCATCTACGACTTCATCGAGATGCACGGGGGCCTGCCCGCCGTCAAGCAGGACCTCGACAATGTTAAGA GTCCccgcgcgggcgcggcggccgcccCGCAGGTGCccagccgcgccgccgcgccgccgcaccCGCCCGCGCCGCGTCAGTACTCACACCATTATATATTAACTTACTACATACCAATGTGGCTTGCGATACTTCATGTCATTTATTACAAGTgttttgaagtatttatttttgtatgttggcctttaaattcaattaaagttACTACCTTC CATCCcgcgccccgccgccgccgcccgctcgCGCAGttccgccgccgcccgcgcaccgCGTGGCCCCGCCCCGCCCCGCCTACCGTGA CAGTATCTTCAGGGCCGCCATCAgtgccgccgccgcccccgccgGGCGCGGCCCCGCCCCCTCCCGCGCCGCCTCCCGCGCCCATGGCCCctcccccgccgccgccgccccctGCGCCCCCGGCCCCGCCCCCCGCGCCCGAGTCCCCGCCCCCGTCCTCCGTGGAACAGATGGACGCGCCGCCGGACCCGAGGGCCGCGCTCATGGAGAGTATCCGCAGTGGATCCAAGACCTTACGG cGAGTCGAGCCTGCGGCTAAACCACCCGTTGTTGAAGACAGCAGAAGTAATTTACTTAGTGAGATCAGACAAGGGATCGAGTTACGATCG GTGTCCCGCTCGGacagcgcgggcgcggcgggcgcggcggcgggcgcggcgcggcgcggcgcggcgtgcggGCTGGCCGAGGCCCTGCAGCGCGCGCTGGAGGAGCGCTCGCGCGCCATACACTCCTCCGACTCCGAGCTCTCCGACGCGACCACCAGCGACGGCGAGTGGGACGACTGA
- the LOC113492953 gene encoding zinc finger protein Xfin-like, translated as MALKLGKCRLCLKLGDFYSIFTVDNALQLAEMAMECARVKIYDGDGLPDKVCSECIQKLSSAYIFKQQCERADQELRRNYVPPPGFSISPTPPTRQSSDSAFSNHTDSSNLTKQASSFEEKESPITKTRKRSIDSGDNGSVDTSSDYRPSGSKRVEELRRSQKRPKMQSSNTSQADSDYEDNSASYMAETDSDEPLINNNFNCKRCPRQFTSRRSLANHVRIHEKKDGLEDNIVVEIPQKVEDAPDSEEKLSCNKCGKTFKLKIMLNRHFDGCGKIPAKSPQKELLVSLEPIDGMANRNITCEICTAKFKTVDNLEKHMKVVHAAVLKREKRENPKVPVPCLYCQKMFDDYYAHSLHFNDCPQKDESLPYECPVCKKITSRKTSYFQHLKNMHFEPRSYLLNTSVEAEPEPYHECRMCNKKLPSQDLLIKHLAAHMSNIEDNDIGADNESRTSTIDDSASIQSIQSNTPGCVKCSRCDKEFKYKKALQTHEMKCTEVPIEVKTEPPDKPSTSLLSETTSRWKSESESSQDEDDNTCDICEKQFSYRRLLLHHKKTKHNMSSGHKRAKIYLKDCKVRCMICDLEMKVGDINEHNQTHISKNMKPRNLYTCAECEDTFKSCSALANHIKLIHRLNQKKLEVGVNPSDFCEVVVTKAEPLDWIQSHNDFGEVPGAETKPLVDLSGFTCPICAKKMPTLISLKRHVNWHSNVGNSIEKKYECPVCNESFRFQCHYKIHMRQHYHDTSLDPKHLTCGVCGRVSKHLRAAQAHMNFHKQTRFQNKDYQCSICERVFQHRKVYLSHMAIHYKKGDVVHNTIVGDVLPNTADRNVFDGTHTCHHCGKICDSETSLKHHLIWHTSKTFLYGARHECTICKVKFTNKKRLELHIRSHYEDENGPYKCTICGKGYTDEGYFQRHVKGHNFDHQSHKKRIENFRKDKVKCPICSRFYPDLVKLIRHLRRTHPESKMIKSDPDAPPQTYFSCKLCAKVFLDERRLQHHEEAHLRKPEFFKCKFCGKKTISLKNHRLHIKSHLTQKHLDNPLKCPHCEDTFVKGYDLHHHLRDAHDINETWIAERTEQTLNGPLKDLQCSICMKVLASKGNFERHIDYHNSLRCNYCFDYFSSLRFLEGHLTFSCEKKKLLGDTEVYPKKVKCDICYKAFHVQVKLDCHLRTQHGIKVNREASAGKQEFVCDYCFRVFENEYALTTHKIYHRTVGYYGCIYCNRKFNTLTVYRKHKNHHLSQLNVDNPTKCEHCDETFVAFREMIYHMRDVHGDDKEWVTEPKESIEETCPICHKVFYNLHKHLSYHEENKCKKCGEYFYSMIDFDNHLCTIESDDEGMPHAGTDDAAKYEECKFCFKPITKKNSKIKHDKIHRGSGSISCRFCKLKFKTMDAFNIHAFSHRSRKYNKQPIKCRKCNEKFVKYGPFMKHMKTVHKCMKKMHYRAIVKPEKCIVCGDDFPNLHNHYRAHLLNQCQACRKYFTSYKLFTWHECDKEDADPSKVFTCDANLNELINTYVPKDEKDDEKYYGHSEGEEDEDYVDPQVFADEESQDSKDSKSLHMMVQSPIISDVLSLYKPETNGDVDDDVVNITDDDSVDIEHAPPVVVIDDD; from the exons ATGGCTCTCAAGCTCGGAAAATGCAGGCTCTGCCTCAAGCTCGGCGACTTCTACTCCATATTTACGGTGGACAATGCCTTGCAGCTTGCGGAGATGGCTATGGAATGCGCCCGAGTGAAA ATCTACGATGGAGATGGGTTGCCAGACAAAGTGTGCTCAGAGTGCATACAGAAACTTAGCAGCGCATACATCTTCAAGCAGCAGTGCGAGCGGGCCGACCAGGAGCTACGACGCAACTATGTGCCGCCACCAG GGTTTAGTATCAGCCCTACACCACCAACAAGACAAAGCAGCGATTCCGCTTTTTCGAATCATACCGATAGCTCCAACCTCACCAAACAAGCGTCTTCCTTCGAAGAAAAAGAATCTCCTATCACCAAAACTAGGAAGCGCAGCATTGACAGCGGCGACAATGGTTCAGTTGACACATCCAGCGACTATCGACCGAGCGGCTCCAAACGTGTTGAGGAATTGAGGAGGTCCCAGAAACGACCAAAGATGCAGTCCAGCAACACGTCGCAAGCGGACTCGGACTACGAAGACAACAGCGCCTCATACATGGCAGAAACTGACTCCGACGAACCCCTCATCAACAACAACTTTAATTGCAAAAGATGTCCTAGACAATTTACCAGCCGAAGGAGTCTCGCCAACCACGTCAGAATTCACGAAAAGAAAGACGGTCTCGAGGACAATATCGTGGTCGAAATACCGCAGAAGGTAGAAGATGCGCCCGACTCAGAGGAGAAACTAAGCTGTAACAAATGTGGAAAGAccttcaaattgaaaattatgctGAATAGGCATTTCGATGGATGTGGTAAAATTCCCGCCAAGTCACCACAGAAAGAGCTGCTCGTTTCCTTAGAACCTATAGATGGAATGGCGAACCGCAATATCACGTGCGAAATATGCACCGCTAAGTTCAAAACAGTCGATAATTTGGAAAAGCACATGAAAGTTGTACATGCCGCAGTTTTGAAACGGGAAAAACGTGAGAATCCGAAGGTTCCAGTTCCATGCCTCTACTGCCAAAAGATGTTCGATGACTATTACGCTCATAGCTTGCATTTCAACGATTGTCCGCAAAAGGACGAATCTTTACCATACGAATGTCCAGTTTGTAAAAAGATTACTTCGAGAAAAACATCATATTTCCAGCACCTGAAGAACATGCACTTTGAACCACGTTCCTACCTTCTAAACACTTCCGTGGAGGCGGAGCCTGAGCCTTACCATGAATGTAGGATGTGCAACAAAAAACTTCCTTCACAAGATTTGTTGATCAAGCATTTAGCGGCACACATGTCGAATATTGAAGACAACGATATCGGCGCTGATAACGAGTCCCG TACCAGCACAATTGATGATTCTGCATCAATCCAATCGATACAAAGCAATACTCCGGGATGTGTAAAATGTTCGAGATGTGATAAAGAATTCAAATACAAGAAAGCTCTTCAAACTCACGAAATGAAATGTACAGAGGTGCCGATCGAAGTGAAGACCGAGCCCCCCGACAAGCCGTCGACGAGCCTGCTGAGCGAGACCACGTCGCGCTGGAAGTCCGAGTCCGAGTCCAGCCAGGACGAGGACGACAACACGTGCGACATCTGCGAGAAGCAGTTCTCGTACCGCCGCCTGCTGCTGCACCATAAGAAGACCAAGCACAACATGAGCTCCGGACACAAACGCGCCAAGATCTACCTCAAGGACTGCAAGGTCCGCTGCATGATCTGCGACCTCGAAATGAAAGTCGGCGATATAAACGAACACAACCAAACGCACATATCTAAAAACATGAAACCCCGTAATCTCTATACGTGCGCTGAATGCGAGGATACCTTCAAAAGCTGTTCAGCGCTCGCTAACCATATAAAACTGATACACAGGCTAAACCAGAAGAAGCTTGAGGTTGGCGTCAACCCGTCGGATTTTTGTGAAGTCGTTGTGACAAAGGCGGAACCCCTGGACTGGATCCAGAGTCACAACGACTTTGGAGAGGTTCCGGGTGCGGAGACCAAGCCACTCGTAGACCTGAGCGGCTTCACATGCCCCATCTGTGCCAAGAAGATGCCAACACTCATATCTTTGAAGCGACACGTCAACTGGCATTCAAATGTTGGAAATAGTATCGAAAAGAAATATGAGTGCCCTGTCTGCAATGAG TCATTTAGATTCCAGTGCCACTACAAGATCCACATGCGGCAGCACTACCACGACACGTCGCTGGACCCGAAGCACCTGACGTGCGGCGTCTGCGGCCGCGTCAGCAAGCACCTCCGCGCCGCGCAGGCGCACATGAACTTCCACAAGCAGACGCGCTTCCAGAACAAGGACTACCAGTGCTCCATCTGCGAGCGGGTGTTCCAGCACAGGAAGGTGTACCTCTCGCACATGGCCATCCACTACAAGAAGGGGGACGTCGTCCACAACACCATCGTGGGCGACGTCTTGCCAAACACGGCCGACAGAAACGTGTTCGACGGCACCCACACCTGCCATCACTGCGGTAAAATCTGCGATTCAGAAACCTCTCtaaaacatcatttaatttgGCACACGTCCAAGACTTTCTTGTACGGCGCACGACACGAGTGCACTATATGTAAAGTCAagttcacaaacaaaaaaagactaGAGCTTCACATCAGATCCCATTACGAAGATGAGAACGGACCCTACAAATGCACCATCTGTGGTAAAGGGTACACAGACGAAGGCTACTTCCAAAGGCACGTCAAAGGACACAACTTTGATCACCAATCTCACAAAAAACGAATAGAAAATTTTAGAAAGGATAAAGTCAAGTGTCCAATATGCTCTCGGTTTTATCCTGACTTAGTTAAGCTTATTCGTCATTTGCGGAGGACACATCCCGAGAGTAAGATGATCAAGAGTGACCCAGACGCGCCGCCTCAGACATACTTTTCGTGTAAATTATGCGCCAAAGTGTTCCTCGATGAGCGTAGGCTACAACACCATGAGGAAGCTCACCTTAGGAAGCCAGAAttctttaaatgtaaattttgtggAAAGAAAACTATATCTCTTAAGAATCATAGACTTCACATAAAGAGCCATCTGACGCAGAAGCATTTGGACAATCCCCTCAAGTGTCCTCACTGCGAGGATACCTTCGTGAAAGGCTACGACCTGCACCATCACCTGCGCGACGCGCACGACATCAACGAGACGTGGATCGCTGAACGCACCGAACAAACCCTCAATGGGCCGCTCAAAGACCTGCAGTGCTCTATATGTATGAAAGTTCTTGCGAGCAAAGGTAACTTCGAGCGACACATCGACTATCACAACTCGTTGAGGTGCAACTACTGCTTTGATTACTTTAGCTCACTTCGATTTCTGGAAGGTCATCTAACCTTTTCGtgtgaaaagaaaaaacttcTCGGAGACACCGAAGTTTATCCCAAGAAAGTGAAATGCGACATATGTTACAAAGCATTCCACGTTCAAGTCAAACTGGACTGTCACTTGCGCACGCAACATGGAATCAAGGTAAACAGAGAAGCGTCCGCAGGAAAACAAGAGTTCGTCTGCGATTATTGCTTTAGAGTCTTCGAGAATGAGTACGCGTTGACTACTCACAAAATTTACCATCGTACTGTCGGCTACTATGGATGCATTTACTGTAATAGAAAGTTTAATACTTTGACAGTCTACAGAAAACACAAAAACCACCATTTATCACAGCTTAATGTGGATAACCCTACTAAATGCGAACACTGCGACGAAACGTTCGTAGCGTTTAGAGAAATGATATACCATATGAGAGATGTGCATGGTGATGACAAGGAGTGGGTCACGGAGCCGAAGGAGTCCATCGAGGAGACCTGCCCCATCTGTCACAAAGTGTTCTACAACCTGCACAAACATCTGAGCTACCACGAGGAGAACAAGTGCAAGAAGTGTGGTGAGTACTTCTACTCCATGATAGACTTCGATAATCATCTGTGCACCATCGAAAGCGATGATGAGGGCATGCCACACGCGGGTACAGATGATGCCGCCAAATATGAAGAGTGCAAGTTCTGCTTCAAACCTATTACAAAGAAGAACTCCAAAATCAAACATGATAAAATACATAGGGGCTCTGGATCCATTTCCTGTAGATTCTGCAAACTTAAGTTTAAGACTATGGATGCGTTCAATATACACGCTTTTTCACACCGAAGTAggaaatacaataaacaacCCATCAAATGTAggaaatgtaatgaaaaattcGTTAAATATGGACCATTTATGAAGCACATGAAAACGGTTCATAAATGCATGAAAAAAATGCACTACAGGGCCATCGTGAAACCAGAGAAATGTATCGTTTGCGGAGACGACTTCCCGAACCTCCACAACCATTACCGTGCTCATTTGTTGAACCAGTGCCAGGCTTGCCGCAAGTATTTTACGTCTTATAAATTATTCACTTGGCACGAATGTGATAAAGAAGACGCGGACCCATCGAAAGTGTTCACGTGTGACGCGAACTTGAACGAACTAATAAACACGTACGTTCCAAAAGATGAGAAGGACGACGAGAAGTACTACGGACACAGTGAGGGGGAGGAGGACGAGGACTACGTGGACCCGCAGGTGTTCGCTGACGAGGAGAGCCAGGACAGCAAGGACAGCAAGTCGCTGCACATGATGGTGCAGTCGCCGATCATATCTGACGTGCTGTCGTTGTACAAGCCGGAAACCAACGGTGACGTCGACGACGACGTGGTCAACATCACCGATGATGACTCCGTTGACATTGAGCACGCTCCACCGGTCGTAGTCATCGATGATGATTAG
- the LOC113492955 gene encoding PH, RCC1 and FYVE domains-containing protein 1: MIYYISGSNIFGQWLCDDIVLSGFRIFSPSKEYLDLSLCANKVVQINWSYNILENNGTYYISGAWGGKEQQLIKIPLPTEHTTAEKDEIIVIGNDYKVVMISKNLNSIWVFDLSKELDFKRINLNVEAPLEHSIKKQKLDKRITKAVVANESCLYLTSEGSVYSGMLPSYVDTRHCKGKICDIQCGYEHYVLLTDEGKVYTWGNGRRLQLGHGDISNQDIPTEVDALAGVTIIKISANGWHTLALSICGDVYAWGWNDTGQLGIKHLDKECKESYSVPKLLDLFDVNGKEVIKNIKDISCGSRHSAILLEDNTVWTTGCNKYGQLGFSEEKYPTVNYFKKAFQCYGDCSLMCGPWNTVIISN, translated from the exons atgatttattacatATCAGGCTCTAATATCTTTGGCCAGTGGCTGTGTGACGATATTGTTTTAAGTGGATTTCGTATTTTTTCGCCAAGTAAAGAATATTTGGATCTTAGTTTATGTGCTAATAAAGTTGTACAAATCAACTGGTCTTATAACATATTAGAGAACAATGGGACATATTATATTTCTGGTGCTTGGGGAGGCAAAGAGCaacaacttattaaaattcCTCTACCAACAGAGCATACCACAGCTGAAAAAGatgaaataattgttattgGTAATGATTATAAAGTGGTAATGATAAGTAAAAACCTTAATTCAATTTGGGTGTTTGACTTATCCAAGGAATTGGATTTTAAAAggattaatttaaatgttgaagCACCGCTGGAGCACTCGATTAAAAAACAGAAGCTAGATAAGAGAATAACTAAAGCTGTTGTAGCAAATGAGTCTTGTTTATATCTGACATCAGAAGGGAGTGTGTACAGTGGCATGTTACCAAGTTATGTGGACACTAGGCACTGTAAAGGAAAAATATGCGACATTCAGTGCGGTTATGAGCACTATGTGCTTCTGACTGATGAAGGCAAAGTTTACACTTGGGGCAATGGGAG GAGACTTCAACTAGGTCATGGTGACATCAGTAATCAGGATATTCCTACAGAAGTAGATGCTCTGGCAGGGGTTactattatcaaaatcagtgCCAATGGATGGCACACACTAGCACTGAGCATATGTGGAGATGTTTATGCCTGGGGTTGGAATGACACTGGCCAGTTGGGAATAAAACATTTAGATAAGGAATGTAAGGAAAGCTACTCAGTCCCTAAATTATTGGACCTCTTTGATGTAAATGGCAAAGaagtgattaaaaatataaaggatATTTCCTGTGGATCAAGGCATTCAGCTATACTGTTGGAAGATAATACAGTGTGGACTACTGGCTGTAACAAATATGGCCAGTTGGGATTCTCAGAAGAAAAATATCCCACAGTCAATTACTTTAAGAAGGCTTTTCAATGTTATGGGGACTGCTCCCTAATGTGTGGACCATGGAACACTGTGATAATTTCTAATTAG
- the LOC113492954 gene encoding protein arginine N-methyltransferase 9-like: MEAAAREYIALARQMHTVACYDKALDYYLSAFESFPALRKSDHVLEFRSMMNKFSLVLMSLNKIEEIFCNYSRVLKVFPDSVHFVDDTGRYLFKFGFFKEAWAHFMNACKLDPFYATSENNFNLLKNMLVERWHFRMLNDKVRNEGYRAAIHETIVPVKDTVLDLGTGTGLLALYANECSPVAITACDGSEVMASVANYVTQENGAKQVEVIQKMSTNMSYRDIGGKRSLLITEMFDAGLFGEHILQTLSHAWEHLINNVGRVIPNKAEFFVIGAQCDFLNKRYQLCSSIKSNLNIPTLFVHGCTQNETYDCEDVHLYGEDIKYITQAESVVKINFNNHLEIQDTLNRTDPYEVHLTATQTGELNSVIGYFNLYLTDTVTLTSDPRSDKRANAWQQAIFFDNLPKQIKEGDAIKLEFLLNSGKLTLLPEYMHPITRISPNTLRFLNDTEYIKMISGSISMASVYLGQVADMTSVTVVDLCPFPMLGLQLLKRGAKSLICSALTNSDKQFFLTVFHANNIPMSKVTVLVGQYWPVEMLKDKYHVVFCNILEPSGEVDLQAQEVALHLRRNHVLPGGLFLPSNLKIMGQIVDSHWLDINNRLYDENVNNYKIAKYLNQYQMSQHFCIDFSHLPYVPLSEPSVMWTWDSEAGLEILQVPITKEGVGNAILCWYSIELMENMNEISTNRKNCFMDGMLFITDSETRLKQGDIACVIRCVDYTGAFKLMMQLEET; this comes from the coding sequence ATGGAAGCCGCAGCTCGAGAATATATTGCGTTGGCGAGGCAAATGCATACCGTCGCCTGCTACGATAAAGccttagattattatttatcggCTTTCGAATCATTTCCGGCCCTTCGAAAAAGTGATCATGTCCTCGAATTTCGGTCAATGATGAACAAATTTAGCTTAGTACTGATGTCTCTAaacaaaattgaagaaatattcTGTAACTACAGCCGGGTTCTCAAAGTATTCCCCGACAGTGTGCATTTTGTTGATGATACTGGAAGGTATCTGTTCAAGTTCGGTTTTTTCAAGGAAGCCTGGGCCCACTTTATGAATGCTTGTAAATTGGACCCCTTTTATGCTACATCTGAGAACAATTTTAACTTACTCAAAAACATGCTTGTTGAAAGGTGGCATTTCAGGATGCTTAATGACAAAGTTCGCAATGAAGGATACCGCGCCGCTATTCATGAAACTATAGTTCCTGTTAAAGATACAGTCCTGGACCTTGGCACAGGCACTGGATTATTAGCATTATATGCTAATGAATGTTCACCTGTGGCAATAACAGCATGTGATGGTTCAGAAGTCATGGCTTCTGTTGCTAATTATGTTACTCAGGAAAATGGTGCTAAGCAGGTGGAGGttatacaaaaaatgtcaaCAAATATGAGTTATAGAGATATTGGAGGAAAGCGGTCACTACTGATCACAGAGATGTTTGACGCTGGCCTATTTGGAGAACACATCCTCCAAACTCTTAGCCATGCATGGGAGCATTTGATAAACAATGTTGGTAGAGTGATCCCCAACAAGGCTGAGTTCTTTGTTATTGGTGCTCAGTGTGATTTTTTGAACAAAAGGTATCAGCTGTGTTCATCAATCAAGTCCAATTTAAATATCCCAACATTATTTGTCCATGGCTGTACTCAAAATGAAACATATGATTGTGAAGATGTACACCTTTATGGAGAAGATATAAAGTATATCACTCAAGCTGAGTCAGTtgtgaaaataaactttaacaatCACTTAGAAATACAAGACACTTTGAACAGGACAGACCCCTATGAAGTTCACTTGACGGCAACACAAACTGGGGAGCTAAACTCTGTGATAGGCTATTTCAATCTCTATTTGACTGACACAGTTACTTTAACTTCAGATCCAAGATCTGACAAAAGAGCTAATGCATGGCAACAAGCTatcttttttgataatttaccTAAGCAAATTAAAGAAGGTGATGcaattaaattagaatttttattgaACAGTGGCAAGTTAACACTGTTACCAGAGTACATGCATCCCATCACGCGTATCTCTCCAAATACTCTTAGATTCCTCAATGATACAGAGTATATTAAGATGATTTCAGGTAGCATCAGCATGGCCAGTGTGTACCTGGGACAGGTAGCCGATATGACATCTGTTACTGTGGTTGATTTGTGTCCATTCCCCATGCTTGGATTACAACTCTTGAAAAGAGGTGCTAAATCATTAATATGCAGTGCTCTAACCAATAGTGACAAACAATTCTTCTTGACTGTATTTCATGCCAATAATATTCCTATGTCAAAGGTGACTGTGCTGGTTGGGCAGTATTGGCCTGTAGAGatgttaaaagataaatatcATGTTGTGTTCTGTAATATCTTGGAACCAAGTGGGGAAGTAGACTTGCAAGCCCAAGAGGTAGCTCTTCACTTACGAAGGAACCATGTTTTGCCAGGAGGACTGTTCTTGCCCtctaatttgaaaattatgggTCAAATAGTAGACAGTCATTGGTTGGATATCAATAACAGATTATATGATGAGAATGTCAACAATTATAAGATAGccaaatatttgaatcaatATCAAATGTCTCAGCACTTCTGTATTGACTTTAGTCATTTGCCATATGTTCCATTGTCAGAACCCAGTGTAATGTGGACTTGGGACTCTGAAGCTGGTTTGGAAATACTTCAAGTGCCGATAACGAAAGAAGGCGTCGGAAATGCTATTCTCTGTTGGTATTCGATTGAGTTGATggaaaatatgaatgaaatatcCACAAACAGGAAGAACTGCTTTATGGACGGTATGTTATTTATAACCGATTCAGAGACTAGATTGAAGCAGGGTGATATAGCGTGTGTAATACGATGTGTGGATTATACTGGAGCGTTCAAATTAATGATGCAGCTTGAAGAAACTTAA